From one Lysinibacillus sp. G4S2 genomic stretch:
- a CDS encoding MraY family glycosyltransferase, producing the protein MLYVSLIAAFIASILLTPLVKRLAFRIGAVDAPNYRKVHARIMPRLGGLAIFLSFLIAVAIFQPILIKNIDGSDYLLAIIIGACIIVATGVIDDMREISAKAKLLGQLVAALIVIFVGGIQISTVNLPFVGELDFGLLSIPLTIIWIVGITNAINLIDGLDGLAAGVSTIALMTLAVMAFIMSNMFVLAMASILAAATFGFLFYNFHPAKIFMGDTGALFLGFMISVLALLGFKNVTFVSFIIPVIILGVPISDTFFAIVRRVRMKKKWSDPDKSHLHHRLLDMGFTHRQTVLLIYGIAIMFGLAAIIFSMAKVWGAILLVAVILTAIEILVEVIGLAGKNYKPLLNFVRIFNK; encoded by the coding sequence ATGCTTTACGTGTCTTTAATAGCAGCATTCATTGCTTCCATATTGTTAACTCCACTAGTTAAACGATTAGCGTTCAGAATAGGTGCTGTCGATGCACCAAACTATCGAAAAGTACATGCACGAATTATGCCAAGACTTGGCGGATTGGCAATTTTCCTTTCGTTTTTAATAGCTGTGGCTATATTTCAGCCAATTTTGATTAAAAATATAGATGGTAGCGATTATTTACTGGCAATAATAATTGGTGCTTGTATCATCGTAGCGACAGGTGTCATTGATGATATGCGTGAAATTTCTGCAAAGGCGAAATTGCTCGGTCAACTTGTTGCGGCACTTATCGTTATTTTTGTAGGTGGCATTCAAATTAGTACAGTTAACTTACCATTCGTAGGTGAATTAGATTTTGGATTACTGAGTATCCCTTTAACAATTATTTGGATTGTGGGTATTACAAATGCCATTAATTTAATTGATGGCTTAGATGGTCTAGCTGCTGGTGTTTCAACGATTGCTCTTATGACATTAGCTGTCATGGCATTTATTATGAGCAATATGTTTGTATTAGCAATGGCTTCCATTTTAGCAGCAGCAACATTTGGATTTTTATTTTACAATTTCCACCCAGCGAAAATCTTTATGGGGGATACAGGAGCATTATTCCTTGGCTTTATGATATCGGTGCTCGCATTACTTGGATTTAAAAATGTAACGTTCGTTTCATTTATTATCCCAGTTATTATTCTAGGTGTACCAATCTCTGATACATTCTTTGCGATTGTTCGTCGAGTGCGTATGAAGAAAAAATGGTCTGATCCAGATAAATCACACTTACATCACCGTTTACTGGATATGGGCTTTACACATCGTCAAACAGTACTCCTTATTTATGGTATTGCCATCATGTTTGGATTAGCAGCTATCATTTTCTCTATGGCAAAAGTGTGGGGCGCGATTTTACTCGTAGCTGTCATTTTAACTGCCATTGAAATTTTGGTTGAAGTTATCGGACTCGCAGGTAAAAACTATAAGCCGCTATTAAATTTTGTGCGGATATTTAATAAATAA